Proteins from a single region of Trichoplusia ni isolate ovarian cell line Hi5 chromosome 3, tn1, whole genome shotgun sequence:
- the LOC113492114 gene encoding uncharacterized protein LOC113492114 produces MDFLDSLDLDTIDKKSHRVRSWYLYEQYKSLERSQLDAAKKLKDRSYQERILRQELSERKARRKLYDQFGLCHSESRIKKNIRKGSAKTSVSASNDDFFESFCDLHEDERVTQVTETEFSDETFSNDGLSASKCCIDDFKSVEDQKDDNSYSESINSVVENLKPDSEGCPQPEEMDFTKNTMAEDINMQLEAVKEDIQCLEKLTVLEDVDISSEHSSVNTVEECESQHIVVSEKCEQEYNNNVVAIWSRLVSFAYQVVQLNHGNCYCDYSSQFMTAVLACDVLRRGVNRMCNILQPYVSPIKYATDESDMSRASLKNVKRKKSVQSRKFRKTYDNKPLANKKARTWSNARRSNRNFSESGWQPLCKHSFEKRTATKKSRRASEPWRSFAKLCTSKDSIISQSSSSCSSTWADSLSEQPSNVLQKPCNCCLNRQKAVNPMIKIAHYIDSILKDIDDS; encoded by the exons ATGGATTTTTTGGATTCTCTTG atCTAGATACTATTGATAAAAAGTCGCACCGAGTGCGTTCTTGGTATCTGTATGAGCAATACAAGTCCCTTGAAAGGAGCCAGTTGGATGCCGCTAAGAAATTGAAAGATCGCTCTTACCAAGAAAGAATTTTACGCCAAGAATTGTCGGAACGGAAGGCCAGGCGCAAATTGTACGATCAATTCGGACTCTGTCACAGCGAGTCCAGAATTAAGAAGAATATCAGAAAGGGAAGCGCCAAGACGTCGGTCAGTGCGAGTAACGACGACTTCTTTGAAAGTTTCTGTGACTTACATGAGGACGAACGAGTTACTCAAGTCACTGAAACTGAGTTCTCCGATGAAACCTTTAGTAACGATGGCTTATCGGCGAGCAAATGCTGTATAGACGATTTTAAAAGCGTCGAAGATCAAAAGGATGACAACAGCTATTCGGAGAGCATCAACAGCGTAGTGGAGAATTTAAAACCTGACAGTGAAGGCTGCCCACAGCCCGAAGAAATggattttactaaaaatactatGGCGGAGGACATCAACATGCAACTTGAGGCTGTTAAGGAGGATATCCAGTGTCTGGAAAAGTTAACTGTTCTTGAAGATGTCGATATAAGTTCTGAACATAGTAGTGTCAATACTGTTGAAGAGTGTGAGTCGCAGCATATTGTGGTTAGCGAGAAATGTGAGCAGGAATATAACAATAATGTAGTCGCGATTTGGTCCCGACTAGTCTCATTTGCCTATCAAGTGGTACAATTAAATCATG GTAACTGTTACTGTGACTACAGTTCACAGTTTATGACGGCGGTGTTGGCTTGTGATGTCTTACGAAGAGGAGTCAACCGAATGT gtaaTATTTTGCAGCCTTACGTCTCACCAATAAAGTATGCAACTGATGAATCGGACATGTCTAGAGCGAGTCTTAAAAATGTGAAACGGAAAAAATCAGTACAATCGAGAAAATTTAGGAAAACATATGATAACAAG ccATTGGCGAACAAGAAAGCGAGAACGTGGTCAAATGCAAGACGATCGAATAGGAATTTTTCAGAAAGTGGTTGGCAGCCGTTATGCAAACATTCGTTCGAAAAACGAACAGCAACGAAAAAGTCTCGCCGAGCCAGCGAACCATGGCGTAGTTTTGCAAAGTTGTGTACATCCAAAGATTCAATAATAAGTCAATCGTCTTCATCTTGTAGCAGTACTTGGGCAGATTCTTTATCAGAACAGCCTTCCAATGTTTTACAGAAACCATGCAATTGTTGCCTTAATCGCCAAAAGGCGGTCAATCCGATGATTAAAATAGCTCATTATATAGACAGCATATTAAAGGACATTGACGACTCTTAA
- the LOC113492115 gene encoding uncharacterized protein C1orf194 homolog has protein sequence MTGIKQVRNKKLLPDLRKEGSLDKEILLSTNDKHGAPTGSRLFSHHTLASVRRLSFYHPFFLPKDSLDLVLGATYNHTTERFADKEDLYLQPETIGCDTWRRLRNTYDKHPPVIIPLGHPMQRGGVKERRSPFSVKLMNSGVHSSQTNPGYSRQPAGGAIFFY, from the exons atgacggGCATCAAAcaagttagaaataaaaaacttcttCCTGATTTAAGGAAAGAAGGATCACTTGATAAAGAAATATTGCTTTCCACTAACGACAAACACGGTGCTCCAACGGGCTCCAGATTGTTTTCACATCATACACTGGCCAGTGTCAGGCGACTTAGCTTTTATCATCctttttt tTTGCCAAAAGATAGCTTGGATTTAGTTTTGGGAGCCACATACAACCATACCACGGAGAGGTTTGCCGACAAGGAAGACCTATACTTACAACCTGAAACCATTGGGTGCGACACTTGGCGGCGACTTCGAAACACATACGATAAACATCCACCAGTTATTATTCCATTG GGCCATCCTATGCAACGTGGTGGAGTAAAAGAACGTCGTTCACCATTCAGTGTGAAGCTAATGAACTCGGGAGTACATTCGTCGCAGACCAACCCTGGTTACAGTCGACAACCTGCTGGAGGAGCTATTTTCTTctactaa
- the LOC113492119 gene encoding serine/arginine-rich splicing factor 2 isoform X2 has product MSYGRPPPRIDGMVSLKVDNLTYRTTPEDLRRVFERCGEVGDIYIPRDRYTRESRGFAFVRFYDRRDAEEALDSLDGRMLDGRELRVQMARYGRPSSPYRSRYDRRRRSRSRSRRRSYSRSRSRSRSRSRSDSKSSRGRTRSRSRSRSRSRH; this is encoded by the exons ATGAGTTACGGAAGACCGCCGCCGCGTATCGACGGCATGGTGTCGTTGAAAGTGGACAATCTTACATACCGCACAACGCCTGAAGATTTACGTCGTGTGTTTGAAAGATGTGGCGAAGTAGGCGATATCTACATACCCAGAGATCGTTATACTAGAGAAAGTCGAGGATTTGCTTTTGTCAG ATTTTACGACCGCCGTGACGCTGAGGAAGCTTTGGATTCCCTGGATGGACGTATGTTAGATGGCAGGGAACTTCGTGTGCAGATGGCGCGCTATGGACGCCCTTCGTCCCCATACAGAAGCCGATACGATCGCCGTCGCag GTCTCGTTCCCGTTCACGTCGGCGGTCCTACTCGCGCAGTCGCAGCCGCTCTCGCTCCCGTAGCCGCTCCGACTCGAAGAGCTCACGCGGCCGCACTCGCAGCCGTTCCCGCTCACGTTCTCGCTCTAGGCATTGA
- the LOC113492119 gene encoding serine/arginine-rich splicing factor 2 isoform X1: MSYGRPPPRIDGMVSLKVDNLTYRTTPEDLRRVFERCGEVGDIYIPRDRYTRESRGFAFVRFYDRRDAEEALDSLDGRMLDGRELRVQMARYGRPSSPYRSRYDRRRSNSRSRSRSRRRSRSRSRSRRRSYSRSRSRSRSRSRSDSKSSRGRTRSRSRSRSRSRH; encoded by the exons ATGAGTTACGGAAGACCGCCGCCGCGTATCGACGGCATGGTGTCGTTGAAAGTGGACAATCTTACATACCGCACAACGCCTGAAGATTTACGTCGTGTGTTTGAAAGATGTGGCGAAGTAGGCGATATCTACATACCCAGAGATCGTTATACTAGAGAAAGTCGAGGATTTGCTTTTGTCAG ATTTTACGACCGCCGTGACGCTGAGGAAGCTTTGGATTCCCTGGATGGACGTATGTTAGATGGCAGGGAACTTCGTGTGCAGATGGCGCGCTATGGACGCCCTTCGTCCCCATACAGAAGCCGATACGATCGCCGTCGCag CAACTCGCGTTCACGGTCTCGTTCACGTCGTCGATCCAGGTCTCGTTCCCGTTCACGTCGGCGGTCCTACTCGCGCAGTCGCAGCCGCTCTCGCTCCCGTAGCCGCTCCGACTCGAAGAGCTCACGCGGCCGCACTCGCAGCCGTTCCCGCTCACGTTCTCGCTCTAGGCATTGA
- the LOC113492116 gene encoding U3 small nucleolar RNA-interacting protein 2: protein MSSSFFLKGKSRQVQKRKGEKVKKKNPKKQNAPNLENGQESSDSELDLRKFSDAEESESDHETAEEKKLRLAKKYLEEIEKEEAKRAELKEVDDAVENRLKKDYLEQKGKLKFEIADKYIVPNENDIRLIRAKEHRLTLTCICISSDNNYVFTGSKCGTLIKWGIKEKRKLGCLTYKTHSKFIKGSVTSVAISTDGKFLVLSDESPFIKIWDPVTLKHIHILKGHKDAITGLVFRKNTHELYSASKDRSVKLWSLDEMAYVETLFGHQSPITSIDALTRDRAITAGGRDSTVRIWKIAEESQLIFNGPIGSLDEVKLLDEEHFVSGSDNGSLCIWSVLKKKPLCTVTEAHGTENEVPRWITSLATLLNSDVFASGSYDFNIRLWRVCDQYRKIIPIFSVEVSGCVNSMQFTSDGSQLYAAVGQEHKTGRWFKFGSAKNGLLVVNFSFKL from the coding sequence ATGTCGTCTTCCTTTTTCCTAAAAGGTAAATCAAGGCAAGTTCAGAAGAGAAAAGGtgaaaaagttaagaaaaagaACCCTAAAAAGCAGAACGCACCTAACCTAGAAAATGGTCAGGAGTCTTCGGATAGTGAATTAGATTTACGTAAGTTTTCTGACGCCGAAGAGTCGGAAAGTGATCACGAAACCgcagaagaaaaaaaactgcgTTTAGCTAAGAAGTACTTagaagaaatagaaaaagaGGAAGCGAAGCGCGCTGAACTTAAGGAAGTAGATGATGCGGTTGAAAACCGATTAAAAAAGGACTATTTAGAACAAAAAGGCAAGCTTAAGTTTGAAATCGCTGATAAATATATTGTGCCTAACGAAAATGACATCAGATTAATTCGTGCGAAGGAACATCGTTTAACATTAACATGCATATGTATCAGCAGTGACAACAATTACGTATTTACTGGCAGCAAATGTGGAACTCTAATCAAATGGGGCatcaaagaaaaaagaaagctTGGCTGTTTAACCTATAAAACTCATTCCAAATTCATAAAAGGCAGTGTTACCTCTGTAGCAATATCAACTGATGgtaaatttttagttttatctgaTGAGTCACCTTTCATTAAGATCTGGGATCCAGTTACACtcaaacacatacatatattgAAAGGTCATAAAGATGCTATCACTGGGCTGGTTTTTAGGAAAAATACACATGAATTATACTCGGCAAGTAAGGATAGGTCAGTCAAGTTGTGGTCCTTGGATGAAATGGCTTATGTGGAAACTTTGTTTGGTCATCAGTCACCTATCACCTCTATAGATGCACTTACTCGAGACAGAGCTATTACAGCTGGTGGCAGAGACTCCACTGTCAGGATATGGAAAATTGCTGAGGAATCCCAGTTAATATTTAACGGTCCCATAGGTAGTCTAGATGAAGTGAAATTGTTGGATGAGGAGCACTTTGTTTCAGGCAGTGACAATGGTTCACTATGCATTTGGAGTGTTCTCAAAAAGAAACCTCTTTGTACTGTCACGGAAGCACACGGTACTGAAAATGAAGTACCAAGATGGATAACTAGTTTGGCAACATTACTGAATTCTGATGTTTTTGCATCAGGTTCCTATGACTTTAACATAAGGTTATGGAGGGTTTGTGACCAATATAGGAAAATAATACCAATATTTAGTGTTGAAGTGAGCGGGTGTGTTAACTCAATGCAGTTTACAAGTGATGGCTCACAGTTATATGCAGCTGTAGGCCAGGAACACAAGACTGGCAGATGGTTTAAATTTGGTAGTGCCAAAAATGGACTATTAGtcgttaattttagttttaagttataa
- the LOC113492120 gene encoding INO80 complex subunit C: MTGDSEKTYCFKSENKFIVKSGCKKRMWRSLKQILTAERALPWHNEAVLYYSINAPPSFRPNKKYSDISGLPAPYIDRHSKLFYSNVEEFATVRSLPMDITAGYLLLRGANTMVG, encoded by the exons ATGACGGGAGATTCggaaaaaacatattgttttaaaagtgaaaataaattcatcGTCAAAAGTGGTTGTAAAAAACGTATGTGGAGGTCTTTAAAGCAAATATTAACGGCTGAAAGGGCTCTACCATGGCATAATGAGGCAGTTTTGT ATTACTCCATCAATGCACCTCCATCATTCAGACCTAACAAGAAGTATTCAGATATATCGGGCCTTCCAGCTCCATATATAGATCGGCACTCAAAACTTTTTTACAGTAATGTTGAAGAATTTGCAACAGTAAGAAGTCTACCGATGGACATCACTGCAGGTTACCTATTATTGAGGGGAGCTAACACTATGGTTGGGTGA
- the LOC113492118 gene encoding ribosome biogenesis regulatory protein homolog, which translates to MDIVNEILEKEQKKAEKYKPITVEKHLDLELDIGTLLASDTNDLDPKALQANKDDYLQALTRDNTQLLLNKIWELPTERVDEAIVVRLPEPKTVLPRAKPCPKPKPLTKWQEFAKAKGITKKKKDKVQWDEQLQKWVPLYGFKKASAEKEKNWLIEVPQNLDPMTDMFEKKASEKSEKVAKNELQRLKNIARARKVKIPRVGLPVTSDKASATQLDTAATVAKASTASLGKFQDKLPKEKEARGKGIHELIPGKERKRKLPIPTPQQERENNLNMLDNILNKRPKIDMDKAVAKHIHEEQVHRSEEKKNTKPAKGKRNFKTKQKGNNPTNFSAKKPKAGKGQRNPGKKAGGRKRR; encoded by the exons ATGGATATAGTTAACGAGATATTGGAAAAAGAGCAGAAGAAAGCGGAAAAGTATAAACCAATAACAGTTGAAAAACACTTGGACTTAGAACTTGACATTGGAACTTTACTTGCATCTGACACAAATGATTTGGATCCCAAAGCATTACA GGCAAACAAAGACGATTATTTACAGGCGCTTACACGTGATAATACACAACtccttctaaataaaatatgggAGCTTCCTACAGAGAGGGTTGACGAGGCTATTGTAGTACGTCTGCCCGAACCTAAGACAGTACTTCCTAGAGCAAAGCCCTGCCCCAAACCCAAGCCACTCACCAAGTGGCAAGAGTTTGCTAAAGCTAAGGGCATCACTAAAAAGAAGAAGGACAAGGTACAATGGGATGAACAACTGCAGAAATGGGTACCTCTTTATGG TTTCAAGAAAGCATCTGCAGAGAAAGAGAAGAATTGGTTGATAGAAGTGCCACAGAACTTGGACCCTATGACAGACATGTTTGAGAAGAAAGCTAGTGAAAAGTCAGAGAAGGTAGCTAAAAATGAGCTGCAGAGGTTAAAGAACATAGCCAGGGCACGGAAGGTCAAGATACCTAGAGTTGGTTTGCCTGTGACATCAGACAAGGCATCTGCCACACAG TTGGACACAGCGGCAACTGTTGCGAAAGCATCCACAGCATCCCTTGGCAAGTTTCAAGACAAGTTGCCAAAAGAAAAGGAGGCAAGAGGCAAAGGCATACATGAGCTAATCCCTGGCAAAGAGAGGAAACGCAAGCTGCCAATCCCTACACCTCAGCAAGAAAGGGAGAATAACTTGAATATGTTGGATAACATTCTCAATAAGAGACCTAAAATTGATATGGATAAAGCTGTAGCCAAGCATATTCATGAAGAACAAGTGCA TCGGTCTGaggaaaagaaaaacacaaagcCAGCGAAAGGTAAACGCAATTTCAAGACGAAGCAGAAGGGTAACAATCCAACTAACTTCTCTGCGAAGAAACCTAAAGCCGGCAAGGGACAAAGGAATCCAGGCAAAAAGGCAGGTGGCAGGAAGAGGAGATAG